In the genome of Abyssalbus ytuae, the window AAAGAGTATTCTTTTGAGGTAGCTCAGGAGCATGATTTGAAACAAATAATTGAAACTGTTGTATTGGCTTATAAGACTGACCCTATTTGGGGAAAATGTATTGGTGAGATAAAACCCAGGATGACAGAGCGCATTAACAGCACATTTTATCAACCTCAAAGTAAATACCTCTTAGTAAAGTACGACAAAGAAATAGTGGCAGTTTCTGGCGTAACCCAACTTCATTGGACCAATCAAAATCTTCTGACAGGTATTTGCGTTGCTAAAAAACACCAAAGAAAAGGATTAGGAACATATTTGATGTTTCACTCATTGCATAGTTTGCAAAATTCAGGTTTGGAATTTGCAAATGTTTACACAGAGAGTGGTTCAGTTGCAGACAAAAAAATCTACCCATTATTTGGGTCTGTAAAAATTGAGAATGTCGAATATTTAAAAGACACATTAGAAAATCCGATTCCTATTCTTCACAATTTTTATTATGAAGGGAAAGTTCAAAGCCTTGGGATAGATACCCCCAATGCTACAATTGGTGTAATAAAAGCTGGAGCATATACATTTTCAGCAAAATACGAGGAGCATGTCAAAATATTAGTTGGACAACTTAACGTAAAAATTCCTAACAAAGAATGGCAATTGTTTAATGTTGGAGAAGTTTATATAATACCTGCGGGCTATTCGTTTAATGTGCAATGTGAACAAGATGTCTGTTATTTATGCGAATACATTAAATGAATTACTGCCTACACCAAAAGTGTATAAGTAATAGTGGTGGAAGTGATAAATCGAAAGGATAACCATTAAAATAAAGGTCAGTGTAAAACTGAAAAATTAATGTGTAAAATCTGTTACTTTTCATATACGTATCCCTGCTACGCATAATCTCCTGACTTTGCACACTATTCATTACAAAGTCCTACTGTTTATTACTTATCCAAAGCTTTTGTTATTTTACTCCGGAAGCCAGAGAACTTCGGGTAGTGTGAGTTGCTCAAGAAACAATTAAGGAATCAGAAAGAGACCAAATCCTTTAATTGGACCCCTAAAGCCCTGGAAATCTCCAATAGCGAATAAAGTGTAGGGTTAACTTTCCCATTTTCCAACTTCTCCATGGCTTGCCTATCTTTATTACAAGCCCTGGCCAGATCGGATTGACTCCATCCCCTTTTGATTCTTAGTTCGACAATACGCTGACCAATTTTCTTTTTAAGCTCTTCTTTAGTCATAGCACAAATGTCAAATTATTATATGACAATTTTGTCATATTAAAGTTTGACACATGGATTTTATTTAATATGTTTGTCACATAATAATATGACGATTGAGTAACCTAAGA includes:
- a CDS encoding GNAT family N-acetyltransferase yields the protein MAKTAWVKFKWDLKKITNFSIPVLEKEYSFEVAQEHDLKQIIETVVLAYKTDPIWGKCIGEIKPRMTERINSTFYQPQSKYLLVKYDKEIVAVSGVTQLHWTNQNLLTGICVAKKHQRKGLGTYLMFHSLHSLQNSGLEFANVYTESGSVADKKIYPLFGSVKIENVEYLKDTLENPIPILHNFYYEGKVQSLGIDTPNATIGVIKAGAYTFSAKYEEHVKILVGQLNVKIPNKEWQLFNVGEVYIIPAGYSFNVQCEQDVCYLCEYIK
- a CDS encoding helix-turn-helix domain-containing protein; protein product: MTKEELKKKIGQRIVELRIKRGWSQSDLARACNKDRQAMEKLENGKVNPTLYSLLEISRALGVQLKDLVSF